Genomic segment of Pseudomonas sp. DY-1:
CCAGACCCGGTTTCTGCGGCACCGCCACCTTGCCGCCCTTGATACGCAGCGGCTCCTTGGTCAGGCGCTGGCCGTCCTGCCAGATCCAATGGGTGTCGATGGCGGTGATCTTGCCCGGCGCCGCCGCGGCGACGTGGGTGAACATCGCCAGAGAGATATCGAAATGGTTATTGGAGTGAGAGCCCCAGGTCAGGCCCCAGTCGTTACACATCTGCGCCACCCGTACCGAGCCCTGCATCGTCCAGAAGTGCGGATCGGCCAAGGGGATATCCACAGACTGCAGTGAGATGGCGTGGCCCATCTGGCGCCAGTCGGTGGCGATCATGTTAGTGGCGGTCGGCAGGCCGGTGGCACGACGGAACTCGGCCATCACCTCGCGACCGGAGTACCCGTTCTCGGCGCCGCAAGGGTCCTCGGCGTACGCCAACACATGGTGCTGATCGCGGCACAGGGCAACTGCCTGCTTGAGCGACCAGGCACCGTTCGGATCGAGGGTGATGCGTGCCTCGGGGAAGCGTTCGGCCAGTGCGGTGACCGCTTCGATTTCCTCTTCGCCGCGCAGGACGCCGCCCTTGAGTTTGAAGTCATTGAAGCCGTAGCGGGCATGGGCCGCCTCGGCCAGACGCACGACCGTTTCCGGAGTCAGCGCCTCTTCGTTGCGCAGGCGGAACCAGGCGTCGTCGGCGTCGGCTTCGCTGCGATAATCGAGCTCGGTCTTGTTGCGGTCGCCGACGTAGAACAGGTAGCCGAGCATCTCCACCTCGTCGCGCTGCTGGCCTTCACCGAGCAGGGCCGCCACCGGCACCTCCAGGTGCTGGCCGAGCAGGTCGAGCAGTGCGGACTCAAGCGCGGTGACCGCGTGGATGGCGATACGCAGGTCAAAAGTCTGCAGGCCGCGACCGCCGGAATCGCGGTCGGCAAACGCCTGCCGCACCTGGTTGAGCAGGCTCTGGTAGTTGCCGATGGACTGCCCTACCAGCAAGGCACGGGCATCCTCCAGCGTCTGGCGGATGGCTTCGCCGCCAGGTACCTCGCCAACGCCGACGTGACCGGCGTTGTCCTTGAGGATCACCACGTTGCGGGTGAAGTACGGACCGTGGGCGCCGCTGAGGTTGAGCAGCATGCTGTCCTGGCCGGCCACCGGCACCACTTGCAGTTCGGTGATACGCGGTGCGCCCTGATGAAGATTCTGTTGAGTCATTGCCTTGTCCTTCTGCGAATTAACGGGCTGGACTCGCGGCAGGCGCTTCGCTAGCGGCTGCCGGAACCTCAGCGTCAGTCTTTGCACCCTTGAGCTCTACGCGCTTGATCTCGCCGACGATGAACAGGTAGCTGAACGCGGCCATGAAGGCGTTTACGCCAACGAACACCAGGGCCCACTTGAAGGAACCGGTGGCGGCGATGATGTAGCCGATGACGATGGGGGTGGTGATCGAAGACAGGTTGCCGCAGGTGTTGAAGATGCCACCTGACAGGCCGGCGATCTGCTTGGGCGACGTGTCCGACATCACCGCCCAGCCGAGAGCACCGATACCTTTGCCGAAGAAGGCCAGGGCCATGAAGCCCACCACCATCCAGTCGGCGTCCACGTAGTTGCAGAGGATCATGCTCATCGACAGCAGCATGCCGCAGACGATCGGGGTCTTGCGCGCCACGCTGAGGGAATGGCCGCGGCGCAGCATCCAGTCGGACAGCACGCCACCCAGTACACCACCGATGAAGCCGCAGATGGCCGGCAAGGAGGCGATGATGCCGGCCTTGAGGATGGTCATGCCGCGCTCCTGCACCAGGTACACCGGGAACCAGGTGAGGAAGAAGTAGGTGATGGCGTTGATGCAGAACTGGCCCAGGTAGATGCCGGCCATCATGCGGCTGCCCACCAGTTGCTTGATGTGCTCCCACTTCGGCCCATTGCCAGGCAGCTTGCGGTTCTGGTCCATGTCGACGAGCGCGCCGTTGGCGGCGATGTGGTCGATTTCGGCCTTGTTGGCCAGCGGGTGATCTTTCGGGTTGAAGATGAACTTCAGCCAGACCGCGGAGAACAGGATGCCGATCACGCCCATGACGATGAACACGTGTTCCCAGCCAAAGCTGTGGACGATCCAGCCCATCAGCGGGGCGAAGAGCACGGTGGCGAAGTACTGGGCGGAGTTGAACACGGCGGACGCCGTGCCGCGCTCGGCCGTGGGGAACCAGGCCGCGACGATGCGTGCGTTACCGGGGAAGGACGGCGCTTCGGCAAAGCCCACCAGGAAGCGCAACAAGAACAGCGTGACGACGGTCCAGGCCACCGGCAGGGTATCCACGAAGCCCTGCATCAGGGTGAACAGCGACCAGGTGAAGATGCTCACGGCGTAGACGCGCTTGGAGCCGAAGCGGTCGAGCAGCCAGCCGCCCGGAATCTGGCCGAGCACGTAGGCCCAGCCGAAGGCGGAGAAGATATAGCCGAGCATGACGGCGTCGATGCCGAGCTCCTTCTGCATGGTGGAGCCGGCGATGGAGATGGTGGCGCGGTCGGCGTAGTTGATCGTGGTCACCAGGAACAGCATGAGCAGGATCAGGTAACGCACACGGGTTTGTTTCAGTACTTCGCCCATGGTTCTTCTCTCTGAATTGTTCTTGTCGAAGAGCCCACGCGGGATGACCGCGCGGTGTCGTATTGCATTCCGCAGGCAGCGGACGGGGTCAGAACCTCGGCTTGCGTATTTTCCAAGCCGGGTCGTATTTGCGCATCTGCCGCGCGTCGTCGCGACTTCGTATATCGATGGAAAGGTACTGTTCGTGGAGCTTGGCCAGCTGATCCTGATCCAGTTCCACGCCCAGGCCCGGCGCACGGGTGATGCGTACGCAACCGTCCTGGATCGGCAACTTGCCGCCCTTGATGACCTCCTCGTCCTCCTCCTGCCACGGGTAGTGCGTATCACAGGCATAGGTGAGGTTGGGGACGGACGCCGCGACGTGGGTCATGGCCATCAGGCTGATGCCCAGGTGCGAGTTGGAATGCATCGACAGGCCGAGACCAAAGGTGTCGCACATCCGCGCCAGCACCTGGGTAT
This window contains:
- the gudD gene encoding glucarate dehydratase, with translation MTQQNLHQGAPRITELQVVPVAGQDSMLLNLSGAHGPYFTRNVVILKDNAGHVGVGEVPGGEAIRQTLEDARALLVGQSIGNYQSLLNQVRQAFADRDSGGRGLQTFDLRIAIHAVTALESALLDLLGQHLEVPVAALLGEGQQRDEVEMLGYLFYVGDRNKTELDYRSEADADDAWFRLRNEEALTPETVVRLAEAAHARYGFNDFKLKGGVLRGEEEIEAVTALAERFPEARITLDPNGAWSLKQAVALCRDQHHVLAYAEDPCGAENGYSGREVMAEFRRATGLPTATNMIATDWRQMGHAISLQSVDIPLADPHFWTMQGSVRVAQMCNDWGLTWGSHSNNHFDISLAMFTHVAAAAPGKITAIDTHWIWQDGQRLTKEPLRIKGGKVAVPQKPGLGVELDMDELAKANALYKSKGLGARDDAIAMQYLVPNWTFNHKRPCLVR
- a CDS encoding MFS transporter, whose translation is MGEVLKQTRVRYLILLMLFLVTTINYADRATISIAGSTMQKELGIDAVMLGYIFSAFGWAYVLGQIPGGWLLDRFGSKRVYAVSIFTWSLFTLMQGFVDTLPVAWTVVTLFLLRFLVGFAEAPSFPGNARIVAAWFPTAERGTASAVFNSAQYFATVLFAPLMGWIVHSFGWEHVFIVMGVIGILFSAVWLKFIFNPKDHPLANKAEIDHIAANGALVDMDQNRKLPGNGPKWEHIKQLVGSRMMAGIYLGQFCINAITYFFLTWFPVYLVQERGMTILKAGIIASLPAICGFIGGVLGGVLSDWMLRRGHSLSVARKTPIVCGMLLSMSMILCNYVDADWMVVGFMALAFFGKGIGALGWAVMSDTSPKQIAGLSGGIFNTCGNLSSITTPIVIGYIIAATGSFKWALVFVGVNAFMAAFSYLFIVGEIKRVELKGAKTDAEVPAAASEAPAASPAR